The following proteins are co-located in the Desulfatitalea tepidiphila genome:
- a CDS encoding hybrid sensor histidine kinase/response regulator produces MNERFDFLRRLRAILLNAPENVPGRYQRYGIASNLLFVFALAGHTAYIPVHWALGAPISLWINIACIPTDLVCLYLNYRRFYGLAFTIWVAVITSHSIYSSLAYGWAAGFHYYILSLTVFVFIAPWTKGIKVMLLCGLSGTYVWLYLSATPPLKTLAADLQTAIATSNIIVNFILLAYLARYAMVAAEKAQEALESSEKTLKTTLAASPVGIALVQHRNISWANETLSRMLGYENTHEVPGDILRFYPHAEDIHKMEHLAHELGQPEIDRPDTEVIRKDGSRLQCHLKIRPITPSDAARGSIVVVMDITDQKRAEAEKEALQARFQRARKMQAVGTLAGGVAHDLNNILSGILSYPDLLLMQMATADPMRKPLETIKQCGEKAAAIVQDLLTLARRGVPVNQVVDVNRIVDDYIASPEHEKIISYHPLVRVSTRLPEQVPCTSGSPVHLSKTLMNLVANAAEAMPDGGALSISVESRRLTEAHTGYEIITPGEYIVLSVADTGPGISEDDLERIFEPFYTKKVMGRSGTGLGLAVVWGTVKDSGGFVDVISRPGRGTRFDIYLPATASPAPSQALHPPLDPYLGKGEHVLFVDDVAEQRTIAVSMLESLGYRVNAAASGEEAIAWMQNNRCDLLIVDMIMAPGIDGLETYQRILKIRPGQKAIVASGFSETDRVSQALALGASCYLRKPYTLIDLAKAVREALA; encoded by the coding sequence TTGAACGAAAGATTCGATTTCCTGCGCCGCCTTCGGGCGATCCTTTTGAACGCACCAGAGAATGTGCCCGGCCGATATCAGCGGTATGGCATCGCCAGTAATTTGCTATTCGTCTTCGCACTGGCCGGCCACACTGCCTATATCCCCGTCCATTGGGCCCTGGGCGCGCCGATCTCGTTGTGGATCAATATCGCCTGTATTCCGACCGATCTGGTCTGTCTGTACCTCAATTATCGCCGCTTTTACGGTCTGGCCTTCACCATCTGGGTCGCGGTCATCACGTCGCACTCCATATACAGCTCGCTGGCATATGGCTGGGCGGCTGGATTTCACTATTATATTCTCAGCCTGACGGTTTTCGTCTTCATCGCCCCGTGGACAAAAGGCATCAAGGTCATGCTCCTGTGCGGTTTGTCCGGTACGTATGTCTGGCTCTACCTTTCGGCGACCCCACCGCTGAAAACACTTGCCGCCGACCTTCAAACGGCCATCGCGACCAGCAACATCATCGTCAACTTCATCCTCCTCGCGTATCTGGCCAGATACGCCATGGTGGCTGCCGAAAAAGCGCAGGAGGCCTTGGAATCGAGCGAAAAGACATTGAAGACCACGCTGGCCGCCTCTCCGGTGGGCATCGCACTCGTTCAACACCGGAACATCTCCTGGGCCAACGAGACGCTATCCCGTATGCTGGGATATGAAAACACCCATGAGGTCCCTGGCGACATCCTTCGCTTCTATCCCCATGCCGAAGACATCCACAAAATGGAACATCTGGCTCACGAACTGGGGCAACCTGAAATCGACCGACCGGACACCGAGGTGATCCGCAAAGACGGCTCCCGCCTCCAATGCCATCTGAAGATTCGGCCCATTACCCCCTCCGATGCCGCCCGGGGTTCCATCGTCGTGGTGATGGACATCACCGACCAAAAGCGCGCCGAGGCGGAAAAAGAAGCGCTTCAGGCCAGATTCCAGAGGGCCCGCAAGATGCAAGCCGTGGGCACCCTTGCCGGCGGCGTGGCCCATGACCTGAACAACATTCTATCCGGAATTTTGAGCTACCCCGATTTGCTGTTGATGCAGATGGCGACGGCGGACCCGATGCGAAAACCACTTGAAACCATCAAACAATGCGGCGAAAAAGCGGCCGCCATCGTGCAGGACCTGCTCACCCTTGCCCGAAGGGGAGTGCCGGTCAACCAGGTCGTAGATGTCAATCGGATCGTAGACGACTACATAGCCAGTCCGGAACATGAAAAAATCATCTCCTATCATCCATTGGTTCGCGTGAGCACCCGATTACCGGAACAGGTCCCCTGCACCTCCGGGTCACCGGTCCATCTGTCAAAAACATTGATGAACCTGGTTGCCAATGCCGCCGAGGCCATGCCCGATGGTGGCGCGTTATCCATCTCCGTAGAATCCCGCCGCCTGACCGAAGCGCATACCGGATATGAAATCATCACCCCTGGCGAATATATCGTTTTATCCGTGGCCGACACCGGTCCGGGAATTTCCGAGGACGATCTGGAACGGATCTTCGAGCCCTTTTACACCAAGAAGGTGATGGGCCGGAGCGGGACGGGGCTTGGACTGGCGGTGGTATGGGGAACGGTGAAAGACAGCGGCGGCTTCGTGGACGTGATCAGCCGGCCCGGGCGAGGCACCCGTTTTGATATCTATTTGCCCGCTACGGCATCGCCGGCGCCCAGCCAGGCCCTTCATCCGCCGCTGGATCCTTATCTTGGCAAGGGGGAACACGTGCTGTTCGTGGACGATGTGGCGGAACAACGCACCATCGCCGTCAGCATGCTCGAAAGCCTGGGGTACCGGGTGAATGCCGCGGCCAGCGGGGAAGAGGCGATCGCCTGGATGCAGAACAATAGGTGCGACCTGCTCATTGTGGACATGATCATGGCACCGGGCATCGACGGTCTGGAAACCTATCAGCGCATCCTTAAAATCCGTCCCGGCCAGAAAGCGATCGTGGCCAGCGGCTTCTCCGAAACCGATCGCGTGTCCCAGGCACTGGCCCTGGGCGCGTCATGCTACCTGCGCAAGCCTTACACCCTCATCGATCTGGCCAAGGCGGTCAGAGAGGCGCTGGCATGA
- a CDS encoding 4Fe-4S dicluster domain-containing protein: protein MTQMGIYFDQTRCTGCYTCMVACKDWYDIDAGPVNLMRVRCIESGTFPELFAAYLASPCYHCANPLCVQACPEGAITKREDDGIVVVDRDKCVGVDQCPRKCLKACPWHAPQFGPEAGAKMQKCDLCADRLEVGQAPICVEACPMFALEVGPIEALREKYGDNLTAVGFKYLKRFEPSACFKPKSDC, encoded by the coding sequence ATGACCCAGATGGGAATCTATTTCGATCAGACCCGCTGCACCGGTTGCTACACCTGCATGGTGGCCTGTAAGGATTGGTACGACATCGACGCCGGGCCGGTGAATCTGATGCGGGTGCGTTGCATCGAAAGCGGCACCTTTCCGGAATTGTTCGCCGCATATCTGGCCTCGCCTTGCTACCATTGCGCGAACCCGCTTTGCGTCCAGGCCTGTCCTGAGGGTGCCATCACCAAACGGGAAGACGATGGTATCGTCGTGGTGGATCGTGACAAGTGTGTCGGCGTGGATCAGTGCCCCCGAAAGTGCTTGAAGGCCTGTCCGTGGCATGCACCTCAGTTCGGCCCCGAAGCCGGGGCCAAAATGCAGAAGTGCGACCTGTGCGCCGATCGATTGGAAGTGGGACAAGCACCGATCTGTGTGGAAGCCTGCCCCATGTTCGCCTTGGAGGTGGGGCCGATAGAGGCGCTGAGAGAAAAATACGGCGACAACCTGACGGCCGTTGGCTTCAAGTATTTAAAGCGTTTCGAACCGTCAGCGTGCTTTAAACCCAAATCCGATTGTTGA
- a CDS encoding DUF6125 family protein, translated as MSVFKNEISQVDHDALVHIVVDAFRRIVFHYGAWFAEVAHQVGLDKALSVEGRVWDATLSNQIDRLGKTLGFETDNGVPAALKALPRETLLDLVEKLSVNWLANDGIWFQAVEKKFGMGDAKRCNDTCWTRFSPFEAHRIKALLKLPDDGGLPALKQALGLRLYAFINEQSIKEVDDHCFIFEMNNCRVQAARKRKGLPDYPCKSAGMVEYPYFASTIDPRIRTECIGCPPDAHPDEWFCAWKFCIDG; from the coding sequence ATGAGCGTTTTCAAAAATGAGATCAGCCAGGTCGATCACGACGCCTTGGTGCATATCGTGGTCGACGCGTTCAGAAGAATCGTTTTTCATTACGGCGCCTGGTTTGCGGAAGTCGCCCACCAGGTAGGATTGGATAAGGCCCTCTCGGTCGAAGGACGGGTTTGGGATGCCACGCTTTCCAATCAGATCGACCGGCTCGGAAAGACCCTTGGATTCGAAACCGATAACGGCGTGCCGGCCGCGCTGAAGGCGCTGCCCCGGGAAACGCTGCTCGATCTGGTGGAAAAGCTGAGCGTCAACTGGTTGGCCAATGACGGCATCTGGTTCCAGGCCGTCGAAAAGAAATTCGGCATGGGCGACGCGAAACGCTGCAACGACACCTGTTGGACCCGCTTTTCGCCCTTCGAGGCCCACCGGATCAAGGCCCTGCTCAAATTGCCGGACGACGGCGGACTGCCGGCCTTGAAACAAGCGTTGGGACTGCGTCTTTACGCCTTCATCAACGAGCAATCCATAAAAGAGGTCGATGACCATTGCTTTATCTTCGAGATGAACAATTGCCGGGTTCAGGCCGCCCGCAAACGCAAAGGGCTACCCGATTATCCGTGCAAAAGCGCTGGGATGGTCGAGTATCCCTATTTTGCCAGCACCATCGATCCCAGAATTCGGACCGAGTGCATCGGCTGCCCGCCGGACGCGCATCCCGACGAATGGTTTTGCGCCTGGAAGTTTTGCATCGATGGTTGA
- a CDS encoding lactate racemase domain-containing protein — protein sequence MKVQLPQLLWYGNTTLEIDLPDDWDVEFCPMRGAQRPPLTLAQMEAAIFDPIDSPPIRRIARGKRSAVIVFDDMTRPTQTYELAPIVLKELEAAGIEADAITFVCALGTHGALTQHELRKKLGTTIVERYRVFNHNPYENCISLGTTRYGTPVMINREVMSAEVKIGIGCVTAHAQTGFSGGGKLLLPGVAHIDAITHYHLDVVRQAPETTGLGKFENNIMRANIAEAARMVGLDFKIEVLFNGRGLITDVFAGRLESAFARAVETAKAHYATDPRPRGKRLVVANAFAKANEMTIAAGVGMRALADLSGTVVVIANAPEGQVVHYLLGRFGRDYGGRQYPVTTIPPGVDLVIMASHLDKTFGDWFANPEAITWTRNWKQTRDLLQPRFGPGTPVAVIPNATMQYFDR from the coding sequence ATGAAGGTCCAATTGCCGCAGTTGCTCTGGTATGGAAACACGACCCTGGAGATCGATCTGCCCGATGACTGGGATGTGGAGTTCTGCCCCATGCGCGGCGCCCAACGGCCGCCTTTGACGTTGGCGCAAATGGAGGCCGCGATTTTTGACCCCATCGATTCGCCGCCGATTCGCCGGATTGCCCGCGGCAAACGCTCGGCGGTGATTGTCTTCGATGACATGACCCGGCCGACCCAGACCTATGAACTGGCCCCGATCGTATTGAAAGAGTTGGAAGCGGCCGGAATCGAGGCAGATGCCATCACCTTCGTGTGCGCCCTCGGCACCCACGGCGCCCTGACCCAGCATGAACTGCGCAAGAAGCTCGGCACAACCATCGTGGAACGCTATCGTGTCTTTAACCACAATCCCTATGAAAATTGCATATCCCTGGGCACGACCCGTTACGGCACCCCAGTGATGATCAACCGGGAGGTGATGTCGGCCGAGGTCAAGATCGGCATCGGTTGCGTGACGGCGCATGCCCAGACCGGTTTTTCGGGGGGTGGCAAACTGCTCTTGCCCGGCGTGGCCCACATCGATGCCATCACCCATTACCACCTGGACGTGGTGCGTCAGGCGCCCGAAACCACCGGGTTGGGCAAATTCGAAAACAACATCATGCGTGCCAACATCGCCGAAGCGGCGCGCATGGTCGGGCTGGATTTCAAGATCGAGGTACTTTTCAACGGCCGCGGTCTGATCACCGACGTATTTGCCGGCCGTCTGGAGAGTGCCTTCGCCAGGGCCGTGGAGACGGCCAAAGCGCATTACGCCACCGATCCACGGCCGCGGGGCAAACGTCTGGTCGTCGCCAACGCCTTTGCCAAGGCCAACGAAATGACCATCGCCGCAGGGGTGGGCATGCGGGCACTGGCCGATTTGTCGGGCACCGTGGTGGTCATCGCCAATGCCCCCGAAGGTCAGGTGGTCCACTATCTGCTGGGACGTTTCGGTCGCGATTACGGCGGGCGGCAATACCCTGTGACCACTATACCGCCGGGCGTCGATCTGGTGATCATGGCGTCTCACCTGGACAAGACCTTCGGCGATTGGTTCGCCAATCCGGAGGCGATTACCTGGACCCGTAATTGGAAGCAAACCCGGGACCTGCTGCAGCCCAGATTCGGCCCCGGCACGCCGGTGGCGGTGATTCCCAATGCGACCATGCAATATTTCGATCGATGA
- a CDS encoding acyl-CoA dehydrogenase, with product MAKKYVSRRNIEFMLYEVFDIESLTRLPYYSAHNKKLFDMTLDAAMKLGKDLLYPHFEEMDRKAPFLENGKVRVHPSVRKVMAQFGEGGWIAAKFEERFGGAQLPYLIADACQFIFTAANYSSSVFPGLTAKAARLITSFGSQELIDTYVEKMLNGEWQGTMALTEPQAGSSLADITTTAYPTDKGYYHIKGQKIFISAGDHDGVDNVVHLMLAKIDGAPAGVKGISLFVVPNQRPSESGGLTPNDVTVTQIYHKMGYRGAPITELSIGEKNACRGFLVGKPHNGLAYMFQMMNGSRLSVGMAAIGISSAAYYAALEYARERPQGRLVSDPTTPQVPIIEHADIRRLLLYQRSFVEGAFSLSMQCCRYADVETAADGEEKERAALLLDLLIPVAKSYPAETSVRSTSQAIQCFGGYGYCEDFPVEQHFRDTRIHTLHEGTTGIQGMDILGRKVRMKEGRAFTLYLEEVRKTIAAATAFDALKPYADRLSAAIAELETITADLKALGQEKGTRVMLADATVYLDYFSLITIAWQWLLQSIAAVKGLAGNPSKANANFYQGKLQTARYFFHYELPKAGALAKRLAERETITLEMEKTYFLD from the coding sequence GTGGCCAAAAAGTATGTGAGCAGGCGTAACATTGAATTCATGCTGTACGAGGTGTTCGACATCGAATCCCTGACCCGGTTGCCTTATTACAGCGCCCACAACAAAAAGTTGTTCGACATGACTCTGGATGCGGCTATGAAGCTGGGCAAGGATCTATTATATCCCCATTTCGAGGAGATGGATCGCAAGGCGCCTTTTCTGGAAAATGGCAAGGTGCGGGTCCATCCTTCTGTGAGAAAGGTCATGGCGCAGTTCGGAGAAGGCGGCTGGATCGCGGCCAAATTCGAGGAGCGGTTCGGAGGCGCTCAACTGCCCTATTTGATCGCCGACGCATGCCAATTCATATTCACGGCCGCCAACTATTCATCCAGCGTGTTCCCTGGACTCACCGCCAAGGCCGCACGTCTGATCACCTCCTTCGGCAGTCAGGAGCTGATCGATACCTACGTGGAGAAGATGTTGAATGGCGAATGGCAAGGCACCATGGCGCTGACCGAGCCCCAGGCCGGAAGTTCGCTGGCAGACATCACCACCACGGCCTATCCCACCGATAAAGGCTACTACCACATCAAAGGGCAGAAGATCTTCATCTCGGCCGGCGATCATGACGGCGTGGATAACGTCGTGCATCTGATGCTCGCCAAGATCGACGGAGCCCCGGCCGGCGTCAAGGGCATCTCCTTGTTCGTCGTCCCCAATCAACGACCGTCCGAGTCCGGCGGCTTGACACCCAATGACGTGACCGTGACCCAGATCTATCATAAGATGGGATACCGTGGCGCGCCCATCACCGAGCTGAGCATCGGAGAAAAGAACGCCTGCCGGGGCTTCCTGGTGGGCAAACCCCACAACGGCCTGGCCTACATGTTCCAGATGATGAACGGTTCCCGGTTGAGCGTCGGAATGGCCGCCATCGGCATCTCGTCGGCCGCCTATTACGCGGCCCTGGAATATGCCCGCGAACGGCCTCAGGGCCGTTTGGTGTCCGATCCGACCACACCCCAGGTGCCGATTATCGAGCATGCCGACATCCGGCGTCTGCTTCTCTATCAGCGTTCGTTTGTGGAAGGCGCCTTTTCGCTCTCCATGCAGTGCTGCCGCTATGCCGACGTGGAAACGGCCGCAGACGGAGAAGAAAAAGAGCGCGCCGCCCTGCTGCTGGATCTTCTGATTCCGGTGGCCAAGAGCTATCCGGCGGAAACCAGCGTTCGTTCAACCAGTCAGGCGATTCAGTGTTTCGGTGGATATGGCTACTGCGAGGACTTTCCGGTCGAGCAGCATTTCCGGGACACGCGCATCCACACCCTTCACGAGGGCACCACCGGCATCCAAGGCATGGATATCCTGGGCCGCAAGGTGCGCATGAAAGAGGGGCGGGCCTTCACGCTGTACCTCGAAGAGGTGCGCAAGACCATTGCGGCCGCAACGGCGTTCGATGCGCTCAAGCCTTATGCCGATCGATTGTCTGCCGCCATCGCGGAGCTCGAAACGATTACCGCCGATTTGAAAGCATTGGGGCAGGAAAAGGGCACCCGGGTGATGCTGGCCGACGCTACCGTTTACCTAGATTATTTCTCGCTGATCACCATCGCCTGGCAATGGCTGCTCCAATCCATCGCGGCGGTCAAAGGGCTGGCCGGGAATCCATCCAAAGCCAATGCGAATTTCTACCAGGGCAAATTGCAGACCGCACGTTACTTCTTTCACTACGAACTGCCCAAGGCGGGCGCTTTGGCCAAGCGCCTGGCCGAGCGGGAGACGATTACCCTGGAGATGGAGAAAACCTACTTTCTGGATTGA
- a CDS encoding YceI family protein, with the protein MKRYTALMILALCAMTAVGFPQAAQAVEWRFDMAHSGIYFDIQHIYSTVRGRFADFSGTFIFDPNDLAASRIEVVVQTQSVDTQITKRDNHLRSKDFFAVSDYPTMTFTSKAIKHAGGNQYRMVGDLTVKDVTREIEVPFVFHGIKESPMQKGQQVAGFDARLTIDRLAYHVGDGRFVKMGVVGKDVAVTISLEMISDK; encoded by the coding sequence ATGAAACGTTATACAGCTTTGATGATCCTGGCGTTGTGTGCCATGACCGCCGTGGGGTTCCCCCAGGCGGCGCAGGCAGTCGAATGGCGCTTCGATATGGCCCATTCGGGCATCTATTTTGACATTCAGCACATCTATTCCACGGTGCGCGGTCGTTTCGCGGACTTTTCGGGGACCTTCATTTTCGACCCCAACGATCTGGCGGCAAGCCGCATCGAAGTGGTCGTTCAGACCCAGAGCGTCGATACGCAAATCACGAAACGGGACAACCACTTGCGCTCCAAGGATTTTTTCGCGGTGAGCGACTATCCGACCATGACGTTCACAAGCAAGGCGATCAAGCACGCGGGTGGCAACCAGTACCGCATGGTCGGGGATCTGACCGTCAAGGATGTGACCCGCGAGATCGAGGTGCCTTTCGTGTTCCATGGGATCAAGGAGAGCCCCATGCAAAAAGGGCAGCAAGTCGCCGGATTTGACGCGCGATTGACCATCGACCGTCTGGCATACCATGTGGGCGACGGTCGGTTCGTGAAAATGGGAGTGGTCGGCAAGGATGTGGCGGTGACGATATCACTGGAGATGATCAGCGATAAATAA
- a CDS encoding ferredoxin reductase family protein has protein sequence MSGAHRLPAPGRRRLLASVALLGFVWTAVWVCSLPWRYPSSTLFYKFGVDRGMLLAGKSAGMAAGCMLLFQLITVARMPGLTRVVSQDRLVTLHRRSGWLLVSLAMLHPLLVFATEDLAAIPVSFDYWPEIVGAGLLVLLSATALLTQARDFGGIPHGYWKVGHRFTALAVAVLLVVHLLFVNDGYGAGPPRQVVVAGAAIIGLLWAWIALRPLRRPHPHRVDKVLEAGKDAVTLVLRPVNGSPLAHLPGQFVYIRIRSEALSAEEHPFTIASQPVRPEGLWLTIRCSGDWTRRVGRVRSGDLVFVQGPHGCFSPDAYDPAERLVFIAGGVGITPMLSILRALADRGDTRRIRLIWSNRTRADRVHPDMIKNLDRSLPGLQTTHIFTRQAEAGCRPEGITPERLEELVGPYQVGTLVFLCGPSEFMRRIKDLLLRLGYPRHTIKTETFRM, from the coding sequence ATGAGTGGCGCTCATCGACTACCCGCGCCGGGCCGGCGGCGTTTGCTGGCGTCGGTGGCGCTTCTGGGGTTTGTATGGACGGCCGTTTGGGTCTGCTCGCTGCCGTGGCGATACCCCTCCTCGACGCTGTTTTACAAGTTCGGTGTCGACCGGGGCATGCTGCTGGCCGGCAAGAGCGCAGGAATGGCCGCCGGTTGCATGCTGCTTTTTCAACTGATCACCGTGGCGCGCATGCCCGGGTTGACGCGTGTCGTCTCCCAGGACCGGCTGGTCACCCTGCACCGAAGGAGCGGTTGGCTGCTGGTGTCACTGGCGATGCTTCATCCCCTGCTGGTTTTTGCCACGGAAGATCTGGCGGCCATTCCGGTTTCCTTCGATTACTGGCCGGAAATCGTCGGCGCGGGCCTGCTGGTTCTGCTGTCGGCCACGGCCCTGTTGACCCAGGCCCGGGATTTCGGTGGGATCCCCCATGGGTATTGGAAGGTGGGCCATCGTTTCACCGCGTTGGCCGTGGCCGTGCTGCTCGTCGTTCACCTCTTGTTCGTCAACGATGGCTATGGCGCCGGTCCACCGCGCCAGGTCGTTGTGGCCGGGGCTGCCATCATTGGCTTGCTCTGGGCCTGGATCGCCTTACGTCCGTTGCGGCGACCTCATCCCCACCGGGTCGACAAAGTCCTCGAGGCCGGCAAGGATGCGGTCACCCTCGTCTTGAGGCCCGTGAACGGGAGCCCGTTGGCCCACCTGCCGGGGCAATTCGTCTACATCCGCATTCGATCCGAGGCGCTTTCCGCCGAAGAACATCCATTTACCATCGCCTCCCAACCCGTCCGGCCCGAAGGTCTGTGGCTGACCATTCGCTGCTCCGGGGATTGGACTCGCCGCGTCGGGCGCGTCCGTTCGGGTGACCTCGTTTTTGTACAGGGGCCGCACGGATGTTTCAGTCCGGACGCCTACGATCCGGCCGAACGCCTGGTGTTCATTGCCGGCGGCGTGGGGATCACCCCCATGCTGAGCATTCTGCGCGCGCTGGCCGATAGGGGCGACACGCGCAGGATCAGGCTGATCTGGAGCAATCGCACCCGGGCGGACCGGGTCCACCCCGATATGATCAAAAATCTCGACCGATCCTTGCCCGGATTGCAAACCACACATATCTTCACCCGTCAAGCGGAGGCGGGATGTCGGCCGGAAGGGATCACGCCGGAACGCCTTGAAGAACTGGTGGGGCCCTATCAGGTCGGCACTCTTGTGTTCTTATGCGGCCCATCCGAATTCATGAGACGCATCAAGGACCTGTTGTTACGTCTCGGATATCCTCGTCACACCATAAAGACAGAAACCTTCAGAATGTAG
- a CDS encoding HD domain-containing protein encodes MRLITDHPTIDHLFGQWRHGLGNALDPYRHHVYRVFNLACTYAAADRETREMLAVAAAFHDVGIWLDGTFDYLEPSVARARGYLASIDREAWADEVAQVIRQHHKATPWPGGGAVEAFRRADWMDVGLFLLPTRIERPFLSALLGAFPRCGFHRMLIRLTLSWGRRHPLDPLPMFKW; translated from the coding sequence ATGCGACTGATCACCGACCATCCGACCATCGACCACCTTTTCGGTCAATGGCGTCATGGGCTGGGAAACGCCTTGGATCCTTATCGCCATCACGTCTACCGGGTCTTCAACCTGGCCTGCACCTACGCGGCTGCGGACCGGGAAACACGGGAGATGCTGGCCGTGGCCGCGGCCTTCCACGATGTCGGCATATGGCTGGACGGGACCTTCGACTATCTGGAGCCTTCTGTTGCACGTGCCCGGGGCTATCTGGCATCCATTGACAGAGAAGCTTGGGCCGATGAGGTTGCCCAGGTGATTCGGCAGCACCACAAAGCCACGCCATGGCCCGGCGGAGGCGCCGTCGAGGCATTTCGCAGGGCGGACTGGATGGATGTAGGCTTGTTCCTGTTGCCCACGCGGATTGAGCGGCCGTTTCTGTCCGCCCTGCTGGGTGCATTTCCGCGGTGCGGTTTCCATCGCATGCTGATCAGGCTGACCCTATCCTGGGGGCGACGCCATCCTCTGGATCCGCTGCCCATGTTCAAATGGTAG